One window of the Acinonyx jubatus isolate Ajub_Pintada_27869175 chromosome A2, VMU_Ajub_asm_v1.0, whole genome shotgun sequence genome contains the following:
- the CCDC124 gene encoding coiled-coil domain-containing protein 124: MATTLTRHQPAPPGARRASPAVTSWIRDRAGAGGRSLLRDMPKKFQGENTKSAAARARRAEAKAAADARKQKELEDAYWKDEDKHVMRKEQRKEEKEKRRLEQLERKKETQRLLEEEDSKLKGGKAPRVAAPSKVTRAQIEETLRRDHQHKEAPDPAEKAKSHLEVPLEENVNRRVLEEGSVEARTIEDAIAVLSVTEEAADRHPERRMRAAFTAFEEAQLPRLKQENPNMRLSQLKQLLKKEWLRSPDNPMNQRAVPFNTPK; the protein is encoded by the exons ATGGCGACAACGCTGACACGTCATCAGCCCGCGCCTCCGGGAGCTCGGCGCGCAAGCCCTGCGGTGACGTCATGGATTCGCGACCGGGCCGGCGCTGGGGGAAGGAG CCTGCTGAGGGATATGCCCAAGAAGTTCCAGGGTGAGAACACCAAGTCGGCAGCGGCCCGGGCGCGGAGGGCTGAGGCCAAGGCGGCAGCTGATGCCAGGAAGCAGAAGGAGCTGGAGGATGCCTACTGGAAGGATGAGGACAAACACGTCATGAGGAAGGAACAGCGCAAG gaggagaaggagaagcggCGCCTGGAGCAGCTAGAGCGCAAGAAGGAGACGCAGCGCCTGCTGGAGGAGGAAGACTCCAAGCTCAAGGGTGGCAAGGCCCCCCGAGTGGCCGCGCCCAGCAAGGTCACCCGCGCCCAGATTGAGGAGACGCTCCGTCGAGACCACCAACACAAGGAAGCCCCAGACCCAG CCGAGAAAGCCAAGAGCCACTTGGAGGTGCCGCTGGAGGAGAATGTGAACCGCCGCGTGCTGGAGGAGGGCAGTGTGGAGGCGCGCACCATCGAGGACGCCATCGCGGTGCTCAG CGTGACGGAGGAGGCTGCAGACCGGCACCCAGAGCGCCGCATGCGGGCGGCCTTCACCGCCTTCGAGGAGGCGCAGCTGCCGCGGCTCAAGCAAGAAAACCCCAACATGCGGCTGTCGCAGCTGAAGCAGCTGCTCAAGAAGGAGTGGCTGCGGTCGCCAGACAACCCCATGAACCAGCGGGCCGTGCCCTTCAATACCCCCAAGTGA